The Garra rufa chromosome 8, GarRuf1.0, whole genome shotgun sequence genome has a segment encoding these proteins:
- the chpfa gene encoding chondroitin sulfate synthase 2 gives MRFSMLISLLRPIGPVIIGISLGFTLSLLSVSWVEESCDINTIGNEGIVLSQDGSLKGARRPNSISTGNDGEEEEEDFQPRIIPYKPVKQSQPKKLFRAKYISTELGIRERLFVGILTSKNTINTLGVAVNRTISHHLDNVVFFTGTRSRKIPHGMVVVTHGDERLIWNMFQTIKYILEHYITEYDWFYLAQDDTYTQADRIKALVEHLSMDRVLYMGSPEEFIGGEMHGRYCYGGFGYLLSRSLLLRLQPFLENCRNDILSARHDEWLGRCIIDYADTNCVEEFEGQKYYYYEMGKNSDPSKEDNVQFKNAVTVHPVSDPEQMYRLHKHFTEIELQKTYEEIEKLQAEIKNVSVVAFEGNRSALWPVGINPPFEPKTRFEVLRWDYFTEDQVYSCIDGSPKCELRGIDKLDVADVIETAMGELNKKYKPVLHLKKQQLINGYRRFDPTRGMEYTLDLQLEVVNQKGHSRSITKRVHLVRPLSRIEIIPMPYVTEATRVHIILPVTLQDREHVQHFLEVYATNAFEISENAVLTFLFIYDPIEAQQVNQNDIFASVKAQISSYEHRYPTVKIPWISVKSESPSQIKFMDIISKKHPVDTLFFIATVKTSINSEFLNRCRMNSINNWQVFFPIHFQYYNPDIAYHNQPLPNTMDLVKEAGQFDRSSFTEACFYNSDYMTTRTRMSSDVQENEEILENLDIYDMFVKYSGLHVFRAVEPALHQKYSYQPCNPRLSEDIYQRCVQSTLDSLGSRSQLAMLLFEQEQGNST, from the exons ATGAGGTTTTCTATGTTGATCAGCCTGTTAAGGCCGATCGGCCCGGTTATTATCGGGATCTCTCTGGGATTTACTCTGAGTTTGCTGAGTGTGAGCTGGGTAGAGGAGAGCTGTGATATTAACACCATAGGAAATGAAGGAATCGTTTTATCCCAGGATGGAAGTCTGAAAGGAGCTCGGAGACCCAACTCCATTTCCACTGGGAATGAtggtgaggaggaggaggaggatttcCAGCCGAGAATAATCCCATATAAACCAGTCAAACAGTCTCAGCCCAAGAAACTTTTCAG GGCGAAATACATCAGCACAGAGCTGGGAATCCGAGAGCGTCTTTTTGTGGGAATACTGACCTCCAAAAACACCATCAACACTCTAGGTGTGGCCGTCAACCGCACCATCAGCCATCATCTGGACAATGTTGTGTTCTTCACCGGTACGCGAAGCCGCAAGATACCCCACGGGATGGTCGTGGTCACCCACGGTGATGAACGGCTCATCTGGAACATGTTCCAGACCATCAAGTACATCCTAGAACACTACATCACAGAGTACGACTGGTTCTACCTCGCCCAGGACGACACGTACACTCAGGCGGACCGTATCAAAGCTCTGGTGGAGCACTTGAGCATGGACCGGGTGCTGTATATGGGCAGCCCAGAAGAGTTCATCGGAGGTGAGATGCATGGGCGGTATTGCTATGGGGGGTTTGGATACCTGCTGTCCCGCAGCCTTCTGCTACGGCTCCAGCCCTTCCTGGAAAACTGCAGGAACGACATTCTCAGTGCCAGACATGACGAGTGGCTTGGGCGATGCATCATTGACTATGCTGATACCAACTGCGTCGAAGAATTTGAG ggacagaagtattattattatgaaatggGAAAAAATTCTGACCCCAGCAAGGAAGATAATGTGCAGTTTAAGAATGCAGTGACCGTGCACCCAGTGTCTGACCCTGAGCAGATGTACAGACTTCACAAACACTTCACTGAGATCGAGCTGCAGAAGACATATGAGGAGATCGAAAAACTGCAG GCAGAAATAAAAAATGTGAGCGTGGTGGCTTTCGAGGGCAACCGCAGTGCCTTGTGGCCAGTTGGAATCAATCCACCCTTTGAGCCAAAGACACGTTTCGAGGTCCTGCGGTGGGATTACTTCACAGAGGATCAGGTGTACTCCTGCATCGATGGCTCACCGAAATGCGAGCTCCGTGGAATCGATAAGCTGGACGTCGCTGACGTCATTGAGACGGCTATGGGTGAGCTGAACAAAAAGTACAAGCCTGTTCTGCACCTGAAGAAGCAGCAGCTTATTAATGGATACAGACGCTTCGACCCCACCAGAGGCATGGAATACACTTTGGACCTCCAGCTGGAGGTGGTTAACCAAAAAGGACACAGTCGCTCTATAACCAAGAGGGTCCACCTGGTAAGGCCTCTCAGTCGTATTGAGATCATCCCAATGCCTTACGTTACAGAAGCAACTAGAGTCCACATCATCTTACCCGTCACTCTCCAAGACCGAGAACATGTTCAGCACTTTTTAGAAGTGTATGCCACAAACGCGTTTGAAATCAGTGAGAATGCCGTCTTGACCTTTCTCTTTATCTACGATCCAATTGAGGCTCAACAAGTCAACCAGAATGACATCTTCGCCAGCGTCAAAGCGCAGATCAGTTCTTACGAGCACCGGTATCCTACGGTCAAAATCCCCTGGATCAGCGTTAAAAGCGAAAGCCCCTCTCAAATCAAATTTATGgacatcatctccaaaaagcacCCGGTTGATACGTTGTTTTTCATCGCCACTGTAAAAACCAGCATCAACTCGGAGTTCCTCAACCGCTGTCGGATGAACTCCATCAACAACTGGCAGGTGTTTTTTCCCATCCATTTCCAATACTACAATCCCGACATTGCTTATCATAACCAGCCTCTTCCCAATACGATGGATTTGGTCAAAGAGGCTGGGCAATTTGATCGCAGTTCCTTCACCGAAGCATGTTTCTACAACTCGGACTACATGACGACCCGAACTCGCATGTCTTCAGATGTCCAGGAGAACGAGGAGATCTTGGAGAACCTGGATATATACGACATGTTCGTCAAATACTCTGGCCTCCACGTTTTCCGAGCAGTGGAGCCGGCCCTGCATCAGAAATACAGCTACCAGCCATGTAATCCTCGACTTAGTGAAGATATCTACCAGAGGTGTGTGCAAAGCACCTTGGACAGCCTTGGATCACGCTCTCAGCTTGCCATGCTGCTGTTTGAACAAGAACAGGGCAACAGTACTTAA